The proteins below come from a single Crossiella sp. CA-258035 genomic window:
- a CDS encoding aldehyde dehydrogenase family protein: MPLTVLPHRDTAGLSEGHLLIDGKWRAAADGAVWRHRHPATGEEIGTFAVATGSDVDEAVRTARRAFDDGPWPNARAGVRISTLHRYANLLREHTDELQRLQALDNSVPLSFGGIYTTSVGAAADVFDHHAGWIDKLGGDTLPPYQGGDHLAMTFREPIGVVAAILPWNAPFLLFAQKLAPALAAGCTVVLKPSEYATFSVLRMVELFAEAGLPDGVVSVVTGPGESVGEALITHPAVDKISFTGSRAVGKRIVAASAGTLKRVSLELGGKSPSLVFPDAPNVGLAGMTSMGTVTMGLSGQACVAHSRALVHREVYEEFLAGAQMMAAAITYGDPFDAGTLASPLINERQLARVLGYIDRGQEEGARLVTGGSRVDGELSTGNFVQPTIFADVGNEMVIAREEIFGPVLAVVPFTDEDEAIRLANDTEYGLGAGIYTANAQRAFRLARKLRAGTIGINGFTVEPHLPFGGFKQSGLGREGGRSAFEAYTELKTVLLPLTEELM; encoded by the coding sequence ATGCCGCTCACCGTGTTGCCGCACCGGGACACCGCGGGCCTGTCCGAGGGCCACCTGCTGATCGACGGCAAGTGGCGGGCCGCGGCCGACGGCGCGGTGTGGCGGCACCGGCACCCGGCCACCGGCGAGGAGATCGGCACCTTCGCGGTGGCGACCGGGTCCGATGTGGACGAAGCCGTGCGGACCGCGCGCCGCGCCTTCGACGACGGGCCGTGGCCCAACGCCCGCGCCGGGGTGCGGATCAGCACCCTGCACCGCTACGCCAACCTGCTGCGCGAGCACACCGACGAGCTGCAACGGTTGCAGGCGCTGGACAACAGCGTGCCGCTGTCCTTCGGCGGGATCTACACCACCTCGGTCGGCGCGGCCGCCGACGTCTTCGACCACCACGCCGGCTGGATCGACAAGCTCGGCGGCGACACCCTGCCGCCGTACCAGGGCGGCGACCACCTGGCGATGACCTTCCGCGAGCCGATCGGCGTGGTGGCCGCGATCCTGCCCTGGAACGCGCCGTTCCTGCTGTTCGCGCAGAAGCTCGCGCCCGCGCTGGCCGCCGGGTGCACGGTGGTGCTCAAACCGTCGGAGTACGCGACCTTCTCCGTGCTGCGCATGGTCGAACTGTTCGCCGAGGCCGGACTGCCGGACGGGGTGGTCTCGGTGGTCACCGGCCCCGGCGAGTCGGTCGGCGAGGCGCTGATCACCCACCCGGCGGTGGACAAGATCAGTTTCACCGGCAGCCGCGCGGTCGGCAAACGCATCGTGGCAGCCTCTGCCGGGACCCTCAAACGGGTTTCCCTCGAGCTGGGCGGGAAGAGCCCCAGCCTGGTCTTCCCGGACGCGCCCAACGTCGGCCTGGCCGGGATGACCTCGATGGGCACGGTCACCATGGGCCTGTCCGGCCAGGCCTGCGTGGCGCACAGCCGGGCCCTGGTGCACCGGGAGGTCTACGAGGAGTTCCTGGCCGGCGCGCAGATGATGGCCGCCGCGATCACCTACGGCGACCCGTTCGACGCGGGCACCCTGGCCAGCCCGCTGATCAACGAACGTCAGCTGGCCCGGGTGCTCGGTTACATCGACCGCGGCCAGGAAGAGGGCGCGCGGCTGGTCACCGGCGGGTCCAGAGTGGACGGTGAGCTGAGCACGGGCAACTTCGTGCAGCCCACCATCTTCGCCGACGTGGGCAACGAGATGGTCATCGCGCGGGAGGAGATCTTCGGCCCGGTGCTCGCGGTGGTCCCGTTCACCGACGAGGACGAGGCGATCCGGCTGGCCAACGACACCGAGTACGGCCTGGGCGCCGGGATCTACACCGCCAACGCCCAGCGCGCCTTCCGCCTCGCCCGCAAGCTGCGCGCCGGCACCATCGGCATCAACGGCTTCACCGTCGAACCGCACCTGCCCTTCGGCGGCTTCAAGCAGTCCGGGCTGGGCCGCGAGGGCGGGCGCAGCGCCTTCGAGGCATACACCGAGCTGAAGACCGTGCTGCTGCCGCTGACCGAGGAGCTGATGTGA
- a CDS encoding ABC transporter permease, protein MAVLSWEVLLCLPRRPFPLAESIRQAWFFASVTILPTALVAIQFGAVISLQLGSLTQQIGAQSFTGAAGALAIIQQASPLITALLVAGAGGSAMCADIGARTIREEIDAMEVLGVSPVHRLILPRVLGAMLIALLLNGVVSVVGVLGGFFFNVVLQGGTPGAYLSSFSALAQLSDLWISEFKAFLYGFVAGIVAAYRGLNPSAGPKGVGDAVNQAVVITFLLLFLINMVITGVYLQLVPAKGG, encoded by the coding sequence ATGGCCGTGCTCTCCTGGGAGGTGCTCCTCTGCCTGCCGCGCAGGCCCTTCCCGCTGGCCGAGTCGATCCGGCAGGCCTGGTTCTTCGCCAGCGTCACCATCCTGCCCACCGCGCTGGTCGCGATCCAGTTCGGCGCGGTCATCTCGCTGCAACTGGGCTCGCTGACCCAGCAGATCGGCGCGCAGTCCTTCACCGGCGCGGCCGGGGCGCTGGCCATCATCCAGCAGGCCAGCCCGCTGATCACCGCGCTGCTGGTCGCGGGCGCGGGCGGATCGGCGATGTGCGCGGACATCGGGGCGCGCACCATCCGCGAGGAGATCGACGCGATGGAGGTGCTCGGCGTCTCCCCGGTGCACCGGCTGATCCTGCCCCGGGTGCTCGGCGCGATGCTGATCGCGCTGCTGCTCAACGGGGTGGTCAGCGTGGTCGGCGTGCTCGGCGGGTTCTTCTTCAACGTGGTGCTGCAGGGCGGCACGCCCGGCGCCTACCTGTCCAGCTTCTCCGCGCTGGCCCAGCTCTCCGACCTGTGGATCAGCGAGTTCAAGGCCTTCCTCTACGGCTTCGTGGCCGGGATCGTGGCCGCCTACCGCGGCCTCAACCCCTCCGCAGGCCCCAAAGGCGTCGGTGACGCGGTGAACCAGGCCGTGGTGATCACCTTCCTGCTGCTGTTCCTGATCAACATGGTGATCACCGGCGTGTACCTGCAACTCGTCCCGGCCAAGGGCGGGTGA
- a CDS encoding ABC transporter permease encodes MVVLARKPRLPVPGLEALGRQLWFCLRALGLIPVAIRRYTKEILRLLTEVSFGSGALALIGGTLGVMIGMTVFTGAVVGLQGYSALNQLGTSTLTGFISAYFNTREVAPLSAGLALSATVGCGFTAQLGAMRISEEIDALEVMGVPSLPYLVTTRILAGLGAVVPLYVVGLLCSYLASRVVTVLFYGQSAGTYDHYFGLFLPPADVLWSFLKVIVFAVVIILVHCYYGYTASGGPAGVGVAVGRAVRAAIVAQMFLDLFLSLAIWGSTTTVRIAG; translated from the coding sequence GTGGTCGTGCTGGCACGCAAACCCCGGTTGCCGGTCCCCGGGCTGGAGGCATTGGGCCGCCAACTCTGGTTCTGCCTGCGCGCCCTCGGCCTGATCCCGGTCGCGATCCGCCGCTACACCAAGGAGATCCTGCGGCTGCTCACCGAGGTCAGCTTCGGCAGCGGCGCGCTCGCGCTGATCGGCGGCACCCTCGGCGTGATGATCGGCATGACCGTGTTCACCGGCGCGGTCGTTGGCCTGCAAGGCTATTCCGCGCTCAACCAGCTCGGCACCTCCACCCTCACCGGGTTCATCTCGGCCTACTTCAACACCCGCGAGGTGGCCCCGCTCTCCGCCGGGCTGGCGCTCTCGGCCACGGTCGGCTGCGGGTTCACCGCCCAGCTCGGCGCGATGCGCATCTCCGAGGAGATCGACGCGCTGGAGGTGATGGGCGTGCCCAGCTTGCCGTACCTGGTCACCACCCGCATCCTGGCCGGGCTCGGCGCGGTGGTCCCGCTGTACGTGGTCGGCCTGCTCTGCTCCTACCTGGCCTCCCGGGTGGTCACCGTGCTGTTCTACGGCCAGTCCGCGGGCACCTACGACCACTACTTCGGCCTGTTCCTGCCCCCGGCCGACGTGCTGTGGTCCTTCCTCAAGGTGATCGTGTTCGCGGTGGTGATCATCCTGGTGCACTGCTACTACGGCTACACCGCCAGCGGCGGACCGGCCGGGGTCGGTGTGGCGGTGGGCCGGGCGGTGCGGGCGGCGATCGTGGCGCAGATGTTCCTGGACCTGTTCCTCAGCCTGGCCATCTGGGGCTCCACCACCACGGTGCGGATCGCCGGATGA
- a CDS encoding MCE family protein: protein MNDRLSPLRCQLLGLVFLLVVALFVAGSIAVYRKAFTPVATVLLEVDRAGTQLRAGADVKVRGLIVGEVREIRAGADRAVLALALQPERISLIPAEVTARLLPKTLFGERYVALQPPERRSGKSLVDGQTIGLDRSQAAVEIENVLNDLLPVLTAVRPEQLSATLTAMANALRGKGKQLGDTLVRLGDYLDGLSGSLPDLRADLKALAAVADTYTTAAPELVQALADATTTTRTVLDQQHNLRALFGNVTLAAVDLEAFLKVNRDNLIALLAEGRPTLEVLAKYAPEYPCLLEQLVAMIPNADRAFGKGSKNPHIAKFTLEITASRGKYQPGVDVPKYLDKRGPRCYPPAVPPGRFPQYPPGGPVQDGSTHPAAAPALAGSRPERELIGALAAPLLGKPVAEVPEWAGLMLGPMFRGAEVTLR from the coding sequence ATGAACGACCGCCTCTCACCCCTGCGCTGCCAGCTCCTCGGGCTGGTGTTCCTGCTGGTGGTCGCGTTGTTCGTGGCGGGCTCGATCGCGGTGTACCGCAAGGCGTTCACCCCGGTGGCCACCGTGCTGCTGGAGGTGGACCGGGCGGGCACGCAGCTGCGGGCAGGCGCGGATGTCAAGGTGCGCGGGCTGATCGTCGGCGAGGTCAGGGAGATCAGGGCGGGCGCGGACCGCGCGGTGCTCGCGCTGGCCCTGCAACCGGAACGGATCTCGCTGATCCCGGCCGAGGTCACCGCCCGGCTGCTGCCCAAGACCCTCTTCGGCGAGCGCTACGTGGCCCTGCAACCACCGGAGCGGCGCAGCGGGAAGTCCCTTGTGGACGGTCAGACCATCGGCCTGGACCGCAGTCAGGCTGCGGTGGAGATCGAGAACGTGCTCAACGACCTGCTCCCGGTGCTCACCGCGGTCCGCCCCGAGCAGCTCTCCGCCACCCTCACCGCCATGGCCAACGCCTTGCGGGGCAAGGGGAAGCAGCTCGGCGACACCCTGGTCCGGCTCGGCGACTACCTGGACGGCCTGTCCGGCTCGCTACCGGACCTGCGTGCCGACCTCAAGGCCCTGGCCGCGGTCGCCGACACCTACACCACCGCCGCCCCGGAACTGGTGCAGGCGCTGGCCGACGCCACCACCACGACCAGGACCGTGCTGGACCAGCAGCACAACCTGCGTGCCCTGTTCGGCAACGTCACCCTGGCCGCGGTGGACCTGGAAGCCTTCCTGAAGGTCAACCGGGACAACCTGATCGCGCTCCTCGCCGAGGGCAGGCCCACCCTGGAGGTGCTGGCGAAGTACGCGCCGGAGTACCCCTGCCTGCTGGAGCAGTTGGTCGCGATGATCCCCAACGCGGACCGCGCCTTCGGCAAGGGCAGCAAGAACCCGCACATCGCCAAGTTCACCCTGGAGATCACCGCCAGCCGCGGCAAGTACCAGCCCGGCGTGGACGTGCCCAAGTACCTCGACAAGCGCGGCCCCCGCTGTTATCCACCCGCGGTGCCGCCCGGCCGGTTCCCGCAGTACCCGCCGGGTGGCCCGGTGCAGGACGGCTCCACCCACCCGGCCGCCGCGCCCGCGCTGGCCGGTTCCCGGCCGGAACGCGAGCTGATCGGCGCGCTGGCCGCGCCACTGCTGGGCAAGCCGGTGGCCGAGGTGCCCGAGTGGGCGGGACTGATGCTCGGACCGATGTTCCGGGGTGCGGAGGTGACCCTGCGATGA
- a CDS encoding MlaD family protein, with the protein MTVFSPLAKLTVFTAVTVTLTALLALTIANSTAGPKSAYSARFTDVTGLNVGDEVRMSGVRLGSVTQIAVVEQKQARVEFEVDSAAPLPAAVTLTVKYRNLVGQRYLALALDGNVREKLPWGAEIPLSRTRPALNLTVLFNGFRPLFQALNPEQLNKLAGEIIQVFQGEGGTIESILGHTASLTSAIAAKDKVIGEVVANLNTVLDTVNDRTGELTGLLDQLQRLASGLAAQRQPIGSAITALGELTEVTANLLDQARPALKTDIGALGQIAGQLGNRSDLLESFLDRFPTKVRSIARVASYGGWFNFFACRISGKVGVGALGLTMDLPVLPLAGTPMPPRCGP; encoded by the coding sequence ATGACCGTGTTCTCCCCACTGGCCAAGCTCACCGTGTTCACCGCGGTGACCGTGACGCTGACCGCGTTGCTGGCGCTGACCATCGCCAACTCCACCGCCGGTCCGAAGTCGGCGTACTCGGCCAGGTTCACCGATGTCACCGGCCTCAACGTCGGCGACGAGGTCCGCATGTCCGGTGTGCGCCTGGGCAGCGTCACCCAGATCGCGGTGGTGGAACAGAAACAGGCCAGGGTCGAGTTCGAAGTGGACAGTGCGGCACCGCTGCCCGCCGCGGTCACGCTCACCGTCAAGTACCGCAACCTGGTCGGCCAGCGCTACCTCGCCCTCGCCCTGGACGGCAACGTGCGGGAGAAACTGCCCTGGGGCGCGGAGATCCCGCTGTCCCGCACCCGGCCCGCGCTCAACCTCACCGTGCTGTTCAACGGGTTCCGCCCGCTGTTCCAGGCGCTCAACCCGGAGCAGTTGAACAAGCTGGCCGGGGAGATCATCCAGGTGTTCCAGGGCGAGGGCGGCACCATCGAGAGCATCCTCGGCCACACCGCCTCGCTCACCTCCGCGATCGCGGCCAAGGACAAGGTGATCGGCGAGGTGGTGGCCAACCTGAACACGGTGCTGGACACCGTCAACGACCGCACCGGCGAGCTCACCGGCCTGCTCGACCAGCTGCAACGACTGGCCAGCGGCCTGGCCGCGCAACGCCAGCCGATCGGCTCGGCCATCACCGCCCTCGGCGAGCTCACCGAGGTCACCGCGAACCTGCTGGACCAGGCCCGGCCCGCGCTCAAGACCGACATCGGCGCGCTCGGCCAGATCGCCGGACAGCTCGGCAACCGCAGCGACCTGCTGGAGAGTTTCCTGGACCGCTTCCCCACCAAGGTCCGCTCCATCGCCAGGGTGGCCAGCTACGGCGGCTGGTTCAACTTCTTCGCCTGCCGCATCTCCGGCAAGGTCGGCGTCGGTGCGCTCGGCCTGACCATGGACCTGCCGGTGCTGCCGCTGGCCGGCACCCCGATGCCGCCACGGTGCGGCCCATGA
- a CDS encoding MCE family protein produces the protein MRRVSASAQTRIGAVTVIGLLLGTVAAFHAEDLPIIGGGTTYTAEFAEAGGLRTGNEVRVAGVKVGRVTTISLAGNKVLVGFRLTEARLGDRTTAAIEIKTLLGDKYLSLVPDGARPQPPDRPIPLARTTTPFDVTDAVNQLGDTVSKVDSRQLADSFRVLTDTFRNTPEKTKAALDGLSALSRTIAGRDDQLAALLANTSQLSGTLAGRDEQVRRLIADAGQLLGELDRRKAAISALLRGTKELAQQLKGLVADNRAQLGPALAELDKVTGILQQNQDKLSAGLRDLAPYVRLFNNTIGNGRWFDGYFCGLVPPYAKIGVFELNENICTPPLTGGGR, from the coding sequence ATGAGGCGGGTGAGCGCGAGCGCGCAGACCAGGATCGGCGCGGTCACCGTGATCGGCCTGCTGCTGGGCACCGTGGCCGCCTTCCACGCCGAGGACCTGCCGATCATCGGCGGCGGCACCACCTACACCGCCGAGTTCGCCGAGGCAGGCGGGCTGCGCACCGGCAACGAGGTCCGGGTGGCCGGGGTCAAGGTGGGCCGGGTGACCACGATCAGCTTGGCGGGCAACAAGGTCCTGGTCGGCTTCCGGCTCACCGAGGCCCGCCTCGGCGACCGCACCACCGCCGCCATCGAGATCAAGACCCTGCTCGGCGACAAGTACCTGTCCCTGGTCCCCGACGGAGCGCGACCGCAGCCGCCGGACCGGCCGATCCCACTGGCCCGCACCACCACGCCCTTCGACGTCACCGACGCGGTCAACCAGCTCGGCGACACAGTGTCCAAAGTAGACAGTCGTCAGCTGGCGGACAGCTTCCGGGTGCTCACCGACACCTTCCGCAACACCCCGGAGAAGACCAAGGCCGCGCTGGACGGCCTGTCCGCGCTCTCCCGCACCATCGCCGGCCGCGACGACCAGCTGGCGGCGTTGCTGGCCAACACCTCCCAGCTCAGCGGCACCTTGGCCGGACGGGACGAGCAGGTCCGGCGGCTGATCGCGGACGCCGGTCAGCTGCTCGGCGAGCTGGACCGGCGCAAGGCCGCGATCAGCGCGCTGCTGCGGGGCACCAAGGAACTCGCCCAGCAGCTCAAGGGCCTGGTCGCGGACAACCGGGCTCAGCTCGGCCCGGCGCTGGCCGAACTGGACAAGGTCACCGGGATCCTGCAGCAGAACCAGGACAAGCTCAGCGCCGGACTGCGCGACCTGGCCCCGTACGTGCGGCTGTTCAACAACACCATCGGCAACGGCCGCTGGTTCGACGGTTACTT